Sequence from the Methanosarcina siciliae T4/M genome:
AGGACATGCACGGTGCCGTCTTTCCATTTGTCCGCCTTTGTAAAACAGGTGGTACCAAACACTGCGTATTTCCCGTCAGGCGTTGCATCAATCCAGGTAACTCCCGAGTCCATGAGTTCGGATTCCGGGAATTTCCAGCGCAGGTTGCCTTCGGAGTCAAAGGAGTAGACCCTTCCCAGGTACTTGTATTTGCTACCTATGTAACCACAGGCCCTGCTGGCAGCGACGTAAATATTCCCTTCGGAATCAAGTTTTATCTTTTTCATGGCAGGCATGTACTTGAGGTCTGAGCCCAGTTCCTCTCCTGCTCCGAATTTCCAGATCTCGGTGCCGTTGAGGTCAAAACAGTAGAGATAAGCATCAGGGCTGTCTTCTCCCACAAAAATATGCTTGCCGTCTTCGGAAAACTCGATGTCAGCTATTCTTGCATCCGCTATCCCCTCAACAAGCTGCTTTTCCCAGATCTCTTCCCCGGTTGCAATTTCTATAAGTTTCAGAGAACCTCCGTGGGTCCCGATGGCAAGATAACTGCTGTCAGGAGAGAATTTTGTTACACCATCTATATTCGTAGAGGTCTTTTCGATGGGACCTGGTGTTACGTCCTCAAGCTCTATGGTGTACTCCTCTTTTAAGGCCGGTTTTTCCGGAGCGTATACCTCAAGGGTACTGGAAGCTCCGGAACTTGTTATCACCTCAAACCTGTACAGGGTTTCAGGGTCCCAGTCAAAAGATATAAAGGCCTGAGCTTCGGTTTTTTCAATGTCAGGAGAAGCTATCTGGCTGTCACCTGAATAAATCCTGATCTCCGAGATCTCGGTTTCGTCTTTTAACGTCAGCAGGGCTCCGGTCCTTGAGAAGACTATCGAGTCTATGGTTACTCCGACTTCGGAGCCGCCGATTTCCTGTGTATCCTCGATCCCTGAAGCCTGAGCCGATGTGTTGCTGCCGGATTCCGGGCTTTTTTCAGCACATCCCGCAGTCATTAAAACAATAATAAGCAGGGCTATCAAAAGTTTCCATTTCATTCTCTCACCTGACAATTATTAACCTGTGTTTTCCGGTTACATCCCCACTTTCAAGTTGTAGGGGGACTTCCACTGCGGCTACGGTGCAGTCTGAAGAAATCGCAGCGTCCTCAATAACTCCTTCCGTTCTGAAGGTCCAGAGCAGTTTCGAATTTCCATTCCCGGATTTCTGGCTGTCAAAGACATAGACTCCATGCACCCGGGTGTCGCCTGCGGACGTATCCTTTCCGACTGGCAGGACAAAGTACCTCATATCCGGAGAAAAGAAGATCCCTGCACAGCGCCCCCCGAGGGGGTAAGTCCAGGACGTTTCTCCTTTTTCCGCATCACAGGATATGAGGGAATTTTCAAGGGGGTGTGCCATCGGGATATTATCGGGATAATATGCGGGGAGGGTGGCTCCCGTAAGGTAGAGTACTTCATTTTCGGTAGCGATTTTTGCATTTTCGCCATAAGTATAGATGGCACTCCCTTCAAGTTCCTCCGGAACTGTCACGTTGGACCGATATTCTTCGGAGTACCATTCGGATTCGCCGTCTCCGGGCTCTTTCATCTCCGAGTCATAAAAGAGGTATGTCCTCCCGTCCCCTGTATAGGCTGTTACCAGGGATCCGTCTTCCGAAACATCAAGCCCGTGCCAGATGGCCGCAGAAACAAAATAAGGCCTAAGAGAGGGAATTTCGTATTCCCAGCGGAGTTTTCCGCTTGCATCGACGGAGTAGACAATGGCATCCGATTCAAGAGAATTTGTCCAGTCCCCGGTTGAATATACGACATTTTTTCCGTCCCGGCTTGCATCAATCCAGTTTACGCTCCGGGCATAATTTTCTGCTGCCGGAAGTTTCCAGGAGAAGGTGCCATCGGGGCTGAACCCGTAAACCCTTGAAGCAAGCCCGTATTTGGAATCTTTCCAGTATCTGCCGGCTGCAACATACACGGCATCCTCGGCAGTTGTTATCTTATATATGCTGGGCTGGTATTTCGGATTGGAATCGGTCCCCAGGTCGTCTGCGGTCCCGTATGTCCGTATCTCCTCTCCTGTGCCTGCATCAAGGAAATATATGCGGCCTTCAGCACTCCTCTCTCCTGCGAGCAGGTAATTCCCG
This genomic interval carries:
- a CDS encoding WD40 repeat domain-containing protein; the encoded protein is MKWKLLIALLIIVLMTAGCAEKSPESGSNTSAQASGIEDTQEIGGSEVGVTIDSIVFSRTGALLTLKDETEISEIRIYSGDSQIASPDIEKTEAQAFISFDWDPETLYRFEVITSSGASSTLEVYAPEKPALKEEYTIELEDVTPGPIEKTSTNIDGVTKFSPDSSYLAIGTHGGSLKLIEIATGEEIWEKQLVEGIADARIADIEFSEDGKHIFVGEDSPDAYLYCFDLNGTEIWKFGAGEELGSDLKYMPAMKKIKLDSEGNIYVAASRACGYIGSKYKYLGRVYSFDSEGNLRWKFPESELMDSGVTWIDATPDGKYAVFGTTCFTKADKWKDGTVHVLNGNNGEEDWSYKIPPVEPFFDYSAIWYSTQITPDGERLITMTSDGRAFLFNNSRIIETGTPEIAWQQNISTPIVVSEVPIYGSANYAYIVNDTLIFSIGSTFSKDKNNDAPFEHPSGNSLFAYDYDGNLLWKWRLDGYAGECARNDRYLVIPIAQNLVTEDRSVHGVYVFDVSKSGGASSRLSQIYNTEGITVAADVSSDGRYIAALEAPTRLEDGTVLGEYKVHILT
- a CDS encoding WD40 repeat domain-containing protein translates to MKKNIILLALIFLIIYSVCSGCISSDVISSANTSSDEADGNREENAALGKSAGSEPDHANITPYEKSSPYLYWEYELGAGTPEDILVGRSSAQDCISFAPDGKSVAIGTGSNLTIIDISEKNVLWTKTISGNISDLEFSEDGNYLLAGERSAEGRIYFLDAGTGEEIRTYGTADDLGTDSNPKYQPSIYKITTAEDAVYVAAGRYWKDSKYGLASRVYGFSPDGTFSWKLPAAENYARSVNWIDASRDGKNVVYSTGDWTNSLESDAIVYSVDASGKLRWEYEIPSLRPYFVSAAIWHGLDVSEDGSLVTAYTGDGRTYLFYDSEMKEPGDGESEWYSEEYRSNVTVPEELEGSAIYTYGENAKIATENEVLYLTGATLPAYYPDNIPMAHPLENSLISCDAEKGETSWTYPLGGRCAGIFFSPDMRYFVLPVGKDTSAGDTRVHGVYVFDSQKSGNGNSKLLWTFRTEGVIEDAAISSDCTVAAVEVPLQLESGDVTGKHRLIIVR